In a genomic window of Thermosynechococcus sp. CL-1:
- a CDS encoding GAF domain-containing protein, producing the protein MTSAKSSKVSPALAALVNTIKQLQQQEQIGGLIAPLVSFVQETLGMSFVWLGLYNEAAKQLIGQGGTTPVGDHPFLKQKLTLAAGSLLDQVLMNRKPISLPSLKEEVRLAELREAATRLGIQGTAIYPIIRHRQPLGILMIGSTTWGDTLRGDDLAHMSLLVSALGAELERLTATPATKAAPEAKQAAAPTITSDDPVRHLLQEASRAPSLGQRIEALLRAVHQFCQPQRTSLFWRDLEQPLYRRRSYTVGKPQSRESQRQPLAITQQELAGCYTALASGQTVSVSDSQSVVSATAPLRLMQMLNCRALVATPILVGTDVVGFLTFERSEPYPWNDNEKKLLQVTAELLALAAPTERLEHLLAQTQQAQSLVSELAQAICDEQDWKQVLHHAGERLAADLGAQWVFLLSYNSLTQVFDVLFQYPAPRGRDRHPPFPPLQKMDWQLLETATTAIALEDYSHELRLYSWKEVLDKLHIQSLVVATTTPGHSLEALLLVGRTEPTVWSKSQQTLIQEVARTLGLISHQWQLQTTNTQQEQVRSAMLAGFTALQRTQNLERIELTGLQQLMNLMQVPLVALVTWRPGQTVGSIVAPPPGHPKFAIRNDAEIALYEDPLIHSALMASQADVSSNPYAWLIQTTAAELDPRTREWLSGPDIGQILAIALRTDPEYEPSGVLIVADRRDRRWSTLHLEAFLTLVNHLAWAHRSTSLIQMLTQGWQTLETLNWYKHRRLEQVYSQLASLCNQLTQWVQQHPEAAPLLRRLGTLLQTQLESLHPLLSHEVWQLDKTTDTAGLAVLLKRVMDRIENWKQRKQLWIQVHNQPVLTLNGDISKLELILYELLLFACQRSPSQGRIDIWCQQIEGMGQGGKMQSWLELSITDNGEIEPQLLIKLHQLEHLDWLAPSSLDQPPGRHLKVCFNLCQRLGYNLDMYKLEDGRFLSRLLIPLNSGDTGTFELQSSQPRQ; encoded by the coding sequence ATGACCTCTGCCAAATCCTCGAAGGTCAGCCCCGCTTTGGCGGCACTGGTTAACACCATTAAGCAACTGCAACAGCAAGAGCAAATTGGCGGACTCATTGCTCCCTTGGTCAGCTTTGTCCAAGAAACCCTCGGCATGTCCTTTGTCTGGCTGGGACTATACAATGAAGCCGCCAAACAACTCATTGGCCAAGGGGGAACCACACCCGTTGGTGATCATCCCTTCCTCAAGCAGAAACTGACCCTTGCTGCCGGCAGCCTTCTCGATCAGGTGTTGATGAACCGCAAGCCGATTAGTTTGCCCAGTCTCAAGGAGGAAGTACGTCTAGCAGAGTTACGGGAAGCCGCTACCCGTTTGGGCATTCAAGGCACGGCCATCTATCCCATTATCCGCCATCGTCAACCCCTCGGCATTCTCATGATCGGTTCCACCACATGGGGCGATACCCTGCGGGGGGATGATTTGGCCCACATGAGCCTCTTGGTGAGTGCCCTTGGCGCCGAACTGGAACGCCTAACAGCCACGCCAGCAACGAAAGCAGCACCAGAAGCAAAGCAAGCGGCTGCTCCCACAATTACTAGTGATGACCCCGTACGCCATCTGCTTCAGGAGGCCAGTCGTGCGCCTAGCTTGGGTCAACGCATTGAAGCCCTGTTGCGGGCAGTGCACCAATTCTGTCAACCTCAACGTACCAGCCTCTTTTGGCGAGATTTGGAGCAACCCCTCTATCGGCGGCGCAGTTACACCGTTGGTAAACCCCAGAGCCGCGAGAGCCAGCGGCAACCCTTAGCGATTACACAGCAGGAGTTAGCAGGTTGTTATACTGCCCTTGCCAGCGGCCAAACCGTGAGTGTCAGCGATAGTCAAAGTGTGGTCAGTGCTACCGCACCCTTACGGTTAATGCAAATGCTGAATTGCCGTGCCCTAGTGGCGACCCCGATTCTGGTGGGCACCGATGTCGTGGGCTTTCTCACATTCGAGCGCAGTGAGCCTTACCCTTGGAATGACAATGAAAAGAAACTTCTCCAAGTCACCGCAGAGCTATTGGCCTTGGCAGCCCCCACTGAACGCCTTGAACACCTCTTGGCACAGACCCAGCAGGCCCAAAGCTTGGTGAGTGAGTTGGCGCAAGCGATTTGTGATGAGCAGGACTGGAAGCAAGTGCTCCACCATGCGGGCGAAAGGTTAGCGGCAGATTTAGGGGCACAGTGGGTCTTTTTGTTAAGCTACAACTCCCTGACCCAAGTCTTTGATGTCCTGTTTCAGTATCCAGCGCCCCGGGGGCGCGATCGCCATCCGCCCTTCCCGCCATTACAAAAAATGGATTGGCAACTTTTGGAAACGGCCACCACAGCCATTGCCCTTGAGGACTATAGCCATGAACTGCGCCTCTACTCTTGGAAAGAGGTTCTCGACAAGCTGCATATCCAGTCCCTTGTGGTAGCAACCACCACCCCCGGCCATTCCTTGGAAGCACTGCTGTTAGTGGGGCGCACTGAACCCACAGTTTGGAGCAAAAGTCAGCAAACCCTGATCCAGGAGGTGGCGCGCACCCTTGGCCTCATTAGCCATCAGTGGCAACTGCAAACCACCAATACGCAGCAGGAGCAGGTGCGATCAGCGATGTTAGCGGGTTTTACGGCACTGCAACGCACCCAAAACCTCGAGCGCATTGAACTGACGGGCTTACAGCAGCTCATGAACTTAATGCAGGTGCCCCTTGTGGCCTTAGTGACTTGGCGACCCGGTCAGACGGTTGGTTCGATTGTGGCACCGCCCCCCGGCCATCCCAAATTTGCCATTCGCAACGATGCTGAGATTGCCCTCTATGAGGATCCGCTGATCCACAGTGCCCTGATGGCCTCCCAAGCCGATGTCAGCAGCAATCCCTACGCTTGGTTAATTCAAACCACAGCAGCAGAACTGGATCCGCGTACGCGGGAATGGCTATCAGGACCAGACATTGGCCAAATTTTGGCGATCGCCCTGCGCACTGATCCGGAATACGAACCCTCTGGGGTTCTCATTGTCGCCGATCGCCGCGATCGCCGGTGGTCAACCTTGCACCTAGAGGCCTTCCTTACCCTTGTCAACCATTTGGCTTGGGCACACCGCAGTACTTCCCTCATTCAAATGCTCACCCAAGGCTGGCAAACCCTTGAAACCCTCAACTGGTACAAGCACCGTCGCCTTGAACAGGTCTATAGTCAACTTGCGAGTCTCTGCAATCAGTTGACGCAATGGGTTCAGCAACACCCTGAGGCGGCTCCCCTGCTGCGGCGGTTGGGCACACTCCTGCAAACCCAGTTGGAATCCCTCCATCCCCTCTTGAGTCATGAGGTATGGCAACTGGACAAAACGACTGACACAGCAGGCCTAGCGGTGCTCCTCAAGCGAGTGATGGATCGCATCGAAAATTGGAAGCAGCGCAAACAACTGTGGATTCAAGTTCACAATCAACCTGTCCTCACCCTCAATGGTGACATTAGCAAGCTGGAGTTAATCCTTTACGAGTTGTTGCTTTTTGCCTGCCAGCGATCGCCCTCCCAAGGCCGCATTGACATCTGGTGCCAACAAATTGAAGGCATGGGTCAGGGGGGCAAAATGCAGTCTTGGCTGGAACTGTCAATCACCGACAATGGGGAAATAGAGCCACAGTTACTCATTAAACTGCACCAACTCGAACATCTCGACTGGCTTGCTCCCTCCAGCCTTGATCAGCCCCCCGGACGACACCTCAAAGTCTGCTTTAACCTGTGTCAACGCCTAGGCTATAACCTCGATATGTATAAATTAGAGGATGGCCGCTTCCTGAGTCGTCTGCTCATTCCCCTGAATAGTGGCGACACGGGTACCTTTGAATTGCAATCCTCACAGCCGCGCCAATGA
- a CDS encoding MlaE family lipid ABC transporter permease subunit has translation MKWPRLRWRASQGVQRLGTAFLLAGQVIFYLVRGRIALRNSIEQMALVGPASLSVALITAAFVGMVFTIQVAREFITFGATSAVGGVLAIALARELGPVLTAVVLAGRVGSAFAAEIGTMKVTEQIDALYMLGTDPVDYLVVPRFIACVLMLPILNILALVTGLWGGLMIADYLYGIPRGVYIESIQNFLQTWDLWSSIIKSGIFGGVVAIIGCNWGITTTGGAKGVGQSTTAAVVISLLAIFILNFFLSWALFGGSSSLVPTF, from the coding sequence ATGAAGTGGCCACGGCTGCGCTGGCGTGCAAGTCAGGGTGTACAACGCTTGGGTACAGCCTTTCTCTTGGCGGGTCAGGTGATCTTTTATCTGGTGCGGGGGCGAATTGCGCTGCGCAACTCAATTGAGCAAATGGCTTTGGTGGGGCCTGCCTCCCTTAGTGTTGCCCTGATTACAGCGGCCTTCGTGGGTATGGTGTTTACGATTCAGGTCGCCCGTGAATTTATTACCTTTGGTGCCACCTCTGCGGTGGGTGGCGTACTGGCGATCGCCCTAGCGCGGGAACTAGGGCCAGTACTGACAGCGGTGGTACTCGCCGGGCGAGTTGGCTCTGCCTTTGCGGCTGAAATTGGCACCATGAAAGTCACTGAGCAAATTGACGCCCTCTATATGTTGGGCACGGATCCTGTAGATTATCTGGTGGTGCCACGGTTTATTGCCTGTGTGCTGATGTTGCCCATTCTCAATATCTTGGCACTCGTAACGGGGCTGTGGGGGGGCTTGATGATTGCCGATTATCTCTACGGCATTCCCCGTGGGGTCTATATTGAGTCCATTCAGAACTTTCTGCAAACTTGGGATCTGTGGAGTTCAATTATCAAGTCAGGCATTTTTGGCGGTGTGGTGGCCATCATTGGCTGCAATTGGGGCATTACAACCACAGGGGGCGCCAAGGGGGTCGGTCAATCCACTACGGCGGCTGTGGTGATCTCGCTATTGGCAATCTTTATTCTCAACTTTTTCCTGTCTTGGGCCCTCTTTGGCGGCAGCAGTAGCCTCGTACCCACGTTTTAG
- a CDS encoding amino acid ABC transporter permease, which produces MQQVAPFIPPWAKWLNGIFLVCLGLGILAFCGYLYYFHETLILYAPFLLQAAITTFLISVFSLLLAVILGAIATWARLHPVPPLRWLSTVYIEFVRGTPTLVQLLVWGFGIGGLLSQWGFDPRQIAFDVMTVLQSNRLVSPLFNYIFYGILGLGFNYGAYLSEVFRSGLEGVPKGQTEASLSLGLSGRQTLWRIILPQAILIILPPFTNNFITLMQDCALLVVIGVPELQNMTSTFANPITDPQRKLFIYVLGAMFYFALCFPLSRLSRFLEQRWQRSAIS; this is translated from the coding sequence ATGCAGCAAGTGGCACCGTTTATTCCTCCTTGGGCAAAATGGCTCAATGGCATCTTTTTGGTGTGCCTAGGACTGGGCATTCTTGCCTTTTGTGGCTACCTTTATTACTTTCATGAGACGTTGATACTGTACGCGCCGTTTCTCCTGCAGGCGGCAATTACGACGTTTTTGATCTCAGTCTTTAGTTTGCTGTTGGCGGTCATCCTGGGGGCGATCGCCACCTGGGCGAGGTTGCATCCTGTCCCGCCATTGCGCTGGCTGAGTACGGTTTACATTGAATTTGTGCGCGGTACCCCAACCTTGGTGCAACTGCTGGTGTGGGGCTTTGGCATTGGTGGGCTCTTGAGTCAATGGGGTTTTGATCCTCGGCAAATTGCCTTTGATGTCATGACTGTGCTGCAAAGCAACCGCTTGGTGTCGCCGCTTTTTAACTACATTTTCTACGGCATTCTTGGCTTGGGCTTTAACTATGGTGCCTATTTGAGTGAGGTCTTTCGCAGTGGCCTAGAGGGGGTTCCCAAGGGACAAACAGAAGCCAGCCTCAGCCTTGGCCTCTCGGGTCGGCAAACCCTATGGCGGATTATTCTGCCCCAAGCCATTTTGATTATCCTGCCCCCCTTTACCAATAACTTCATTACGCTGATGCAGGACTGCGCCCTCTTGGTGGTGATTGGTGTGCCCGAACTGCAAAACATGACGAGCACCTTTGCCAATCCCATTACCGATCCGCAGCGGAAGCTCTTTATCTATGTCTTGGGTGCGATGTTCTACTTTGCCCTCTGTTTTCCTCTGTCACGGCTCTCCCGCTTCCTTGAGCAACGGTGGCAGCGATCAGCTATTTCATAA
- a CDS encoding DUF3172 domain-containing protein — protein MPRRSPSPPRPRPQTRRPPQPESKSAVNTRTLAVLGGVFIIGVGVGVTFSKTTTLNPDNVASTQFIDQAAPNPDICVQFGASAIAVDTRIFVTFNPFSVFVSQPVMQPGCVIRANNVALLEQRQLITGEQLRSCRQRLNTFGYVGNLESNPEISCVYQSTTDKNLFLKLSGLGNGAAGETGNF, from the coding sequence ATGCCTCGACGTTCGCCATCGCCACCGCGTCCCCGTCCTCAAACTCGTCGTCCCCCACAGCCAGAATCAAAGTCAGCGGTGAATACCCGCACTCTGGCGGTGTTGGGAGGGGTCTTTATTATTGGCGTCGGTGTGGGTGTCACCTTTAGCAAAACGACCACCCTCAATCCTGATAACGTGGCTTCAACGCAGTTTATTGATCAGGCGGCGCCCAATCCCGATATTTGTGTGCAATTTGGCGCGAGCGCGATCGCGGTGGATACGCGGATTTTTGTCACCTTTAACCCCTTCTCGGTCTTTGTTTCCCAACCTGTGATGCAACCGGGCTGTGTGATTCGCGCCAATAACGTCGCCCTCTTAGAACAGCGACAACTCATTACGGGTGAGCAATTGCGCAGTTGTCGGCAACGGCTGAATACCTTTGGCTATGTGGGCAACTTGGAGAGTAACCCGGAAATAAGCTGTGTCTATCAGAGCACAACAGATAAAAACCTCTTCCTCAAACTCTCAGGCTTGGGCAATGGTGCTGCGGGTGAAACCGGTAATTTCTAG
- the feoB gene encoding ferrous iron transport protein B, with amino-acid sequence MTLSTIALLGLPNTGKSTFFNRIAAARAHVGNWPGITVDLAEAEISLNGEMVKLVDLPGIYDLAGTAADETLVREFFQRVPVRLVLVILNASQIQHQLRLALQVKAWGLPMVVLLNMADEARQLGIQIDTEKLSDRLGVPVVALSAKYGGGYWEAYETICHALKEAPIPQAPLFKPTLPEIEPGAIAPLLAGTVTFPSRTVRRLTEQLDHWLLHPLWGLPLFFVGLYLVFQVVWVLGLGVQGWLSDAFEAFQGQVLEPFLAGLPPLLSSLLIEGIYGGMTTVAAFVPLVTIFFIVMAIVEDSGYLARAAYLMDGLMARLGLDGRSFVLSLMGFGCNVPALMATRIIRSPGLRLLTMLIIPFSLCSARLQVFVFLIACLFPPQWGAVVLLSLYGWSILAALLTALCFQGYFPNTDPFLLELPPYRWPTGRQVILRAWGEVRHFLSRAAGFIMIGVLVVWALTHLPLNATPSSPETWAGQLGIALQPLLAPVGITPALTIALIVGFVAKEIVIGALAVIYHLSGTSLQQAIAQDLTPLQAYSFMLFTLLYTPCLSTLATLWSESKRGQFTIFATLYALVMAWVVSGSVYQLGHWWGWG; translated from the coding sequence ATGACCCTAAGCACGATCGCCCTTCTTGGCCTCCCGAACACTGGTAAATCCACATTTTTCAATCGCATTGCCGCTGCCCGTGCCCATGTAGGCAACTGGCCGGGGATTACGGTGGACTTAGCAGAAGCCGAGATTTCCCTCAATGGTGAAATGGTTAAACTGGTGGATTTGCCGGGCATCTACGATCTGGCGGGGACGGCTGCCGATGAAACCCTTGTGCGTGAGTTTTTCCAACGGGTGCCGGTGCGGCTGGTGTTGGTTATTCTCAATGCCAGTCAGATTCAGCATCAATTGCGCTTAGCCCTTCAGGTGAAGGCTTGGGGACTACCAATGGTGGTGCTCCTGAATATGGCCGATGAAGCGCGGCAACTGGGGATTCAGATTGATACCGAGAAATTGAGCGATCGCCTTGGGGTGCCGGTGGTGGCCCTGAGTGCCAAATATGGTGGTGGTTATTGGGAGGCCTACGAAACGATTTGCCATGCCCTCAAGGAAGCACCGATTCCCCAAGCCCCGCTCTTCAAGCCAACGTTGCCAGAAATTGAACCGGGGGCGATCGCGCCCCTATTGGCGGGCACCGTTACTTTCCCCAGTCGCACCGTTCGCAGACTAACAGAACAGTTGGATCACTGGTTGCTACACCCTTTGTGGGGACTGCCCCTCTTTTTTGTAGGGCTATACCTTGTCTTTCAAGTGGTATGGGTGCTAGGGCTGGGGGTTCAAGGCTGGCTTAGTGATGCGTTTGAAGCCTTTCAGGGACAGGTGCTGGAGCCATTCCTCGCGGGGCTGCCCCCCTTGCTCAGCAGTTTGCTCATTGAGGGCATCTATGGCGGTATGACCACGGTGGCAGCGTTTGTGCCCTTAGTCACCATCTTCTTTATTGTGATGGCGATCGTTGAGGACAGTGGCTACCTTGCCCGTGCCGCCTACCTGATGGATGGCCTGATGGCACGCTTGGGTTTAGATGGACGCAGTTTCGTCCTCAGCTTGATGGGCTTTGGCTGCAATGTCCCCGCCCTGATGGCCACCCGCATTATTCGCTCGCCGGGGCTGCGGCTACTGACGATGCTGATCATTCCCTTTTCCCTCTGCTCAGCGCGGCTACAGGTGTTTGTCTTTCTCATTGCCTGTTTGTTTCCCCCGCAGTGGGGGGCAGTCGTCCTGCTGTCTCTCTATGGCTGGAGTATTCTGGCGGCCTTGCTTACTGCCCTCTGTTTCCAGGGCTATTTCCCGAATACGGATCCCTTTTTGCTGGAGTTGCCCCCCTATCGCTGGCCGACGGGGCGACAGGTGATTCTGCGGGCGTGGGGCGAGGTGCGGCATTTTCTCTCGCGAGCCGCGGGCTTCATTATGATAGGTGTCTTGGTGGTGTGGGCATTGACCCATTTACCCCTGAATGCAACGCCCTCAAGTCCAGAAACGTGGGCGGGTCAACTGGGGATAGCGCTACAGCCGCTTTTGGCACCGGTGGGCATTACACCTGCCCTAACGATCGCCCTGATTGTCGGCTTTGTGGCCAAGGAGATTGTGATTGGCGCGTTGGCGGTAATCTATCACCTTTCGGGTACCTCGTTACAGCAGGCGATCGCCCAAGATTTAACGCCCCTACAGGCCTACAGCTTTATGCTTTTTACTCTCCTGTACACCCCCTGCTTGAGCACCCTTGCCACCCTCTGGAGTGAATCGAAACGCGGGCAGTTTACGATTTTTGCGACCCTCTATGCCTTGGTGATGGCGTGGGTGGTGAGTGGCAGTGTCTATCAACTGGGGCACTGGTGGGGATGGGGCTAA
- a CDS encoding TlyA family RNA methyltransferase — protein sequence MSPRKQRLDSLLVERHLCESRQQAQRWIRAGEVQVNHVPIDKPGTLVAVDATIQVKAKAAYVSRGGEKLAHALGVFPVVVRDRVCLDGGISTGGFTDCLLQAGAKRVYGIDVGYGQVDWKLRQDPRVILRERTNLRYLTPADLYTDDAPRPDLGVVDLSFISLTKVLPALWELLLPPRELIALIKPQFEVGRDRLGKHGVVRDAKARQEAVDQVIAAAEALGWQCHGVTPSPILGPAGNQEFLAYFFCRAVENASLENEMVSSS from the coding sequence ATGAGTCCCCGCAAACAACGCTTGGATAGTCTCCTTGTGGAGCGGCACCTGTGTGAGAGCCGCCAACAGGCACAACGCTGGATTCGCGCTGGGGAAGTGCAGGTCAACCATGTCCCCATTGATAAGCCGGGCACACTGGTGGCAGTGGATGCCACGATTCAGGTGAAGGCAAAAGCCGCCTATGTTTCGCGGGGGGGTGAAAAACTTGCCCATGCCCTAGGGGTCTTTCCTGTGGTGGTGCGCGATCGCGTGTGTTTAGATGGCGGTATTTCCACGGGCGGCTTTACGGATTGTCTGTTGCAAGCGGGCGCCAAACGGGTCTATGGCATTGATGTCGGCTATGGCCAAGTGGATTGGAAACTGCGCCAAGACCCCCGCGTTATCCTCAGGGAACGCACCAACCTGCGCTATTTAACCCCCGCTGATCTCTACACCGACGATGCGCCCCGCCCCGATCTCGGCGTGGTGGATCTCTCTTTTATTTCCCTGACTAAAGTTTTACCCGCCCTATGGGAATTACTGCTGCCGCCGCGAGAGCTAATTGCCTTAATTAAGCCGCAATTTGAAGTGGGGCGCGATCGCCTCGGCAAACATGGTGTGGTGCGCGATGCCAAGGCGCGTCAAGAAGCCGTGGATCAGGTGATTGCCGCCGCCGAAGCGTTGGGGTGGCAGTGCCACGGTGTGACTCCCTCGCCGATTTTAGGGCCTGCGGGCAATCAAGAGTTCCTCGCCTATTTTTTCTGTCGTGCTGTGGAAAATGCTTCCCTAGAGAACGAGATGGTATCATCATCCTGA
- a CDS encoding peroxiredoxin has protein sequence MSDCLRVGQPAPDFEAVAVYDQEFKTVKLSDYRGKYVVLFFYPLDFTFVCPTEIVAFSDRYDEFAKLNTEILGVSVDSQFSHLAWTQTDRKAGGVGDLKYPLVSDLKKEISTAYNVLTEEGVALRGLFIIDKEGIIQHATINNLAFGRSVDETLRVLQAIQYVQAHPDEVCPAGWQPGDKTMNPDPVKSKVYFEAVG, from the coding sequence ATGTCTGACTGTCTGCGTGTTGGTCAGCCCGCCCCGGATTTTGAAGCGGTTGCTGTTTATGACCAAGAGTTCAAAACCGTCAAGCTCTCGGACTATCGCGGTAAGTACGTTGTTTTGTTCTTCTATCCTTTGGACTTCACGTTTGTTTGCCCCACAGAAATTGTCGCTTTTAGCGATCGCTACGATGAATTCGCCAAACTGAACACCGAAATCCTTGGCGTGTCTGTGGATAGCCAGTTCTCCCACTTGGCGTGGACGCAAACCGATCGCAAAGCTGGTGGTGTGGGCGATCTCAAATATCCCCTCGTGTCTGATCTGAAAAAAGAAATCAGCACCGCCTACAACGTGCTGACCGAGGAAGGGGTGGCACTGCGCGGTCTCTTCATCATTGACAAAGAAGGGATTATCCAACACGCAACGATCAATAACCTGGCCTTTGGCCGCAGCGTCGATGAGACCCTGCGGGTGCTACAAGCGATTCAATACGTCCAAGCTCACCCCGACGAAGTCTGCCCTGCGGGCTGGCAACCCGGCGACAAAACGATGAACCCTGACCCTGTCAAATCCAAAGTCTATTTTGAAGCGGTGGGCTAA
- a CDS encoding NUDIX domain-containing protein has product MNWFWRVVRFFLKRFWRHPFVAVSVIALTAGDHLILVQRRDTGQWSLPGGMMDWGETILDTGARELAEETGLRLKSFEGLVGVYSDPKRDPRVHAVCIAIAARVVGEPQVLDVKEVRAVQAFPLSDLPLADLAHDHAQQLQDYLSGHLGLS; this is encoded by the coding sequence GTGAATTGGTTCTGGCGAGTTGTCCGTTTTTTCCTGAAGCGATTCTGGCGGCACCCCTTTGTGGCAGTGTCGGTGATTGCCTTGACAGCGGGCGATCACCTAATTTTGGTTCAACGCCGCGATACCGGCCAATGGTCACTGCCGGGGGGCATGATGGACTGGGGAGAAACGATTCTTGATACGGGTGCCCGCGAACTGGCGGAAGAAACAGGGCTGCGCCTCAAGAGCTTTGAAGGCCTAGTGGGGGTTTACTCCGACCCGAAGCGAGATCCCCGTGTTCATGCCGTGTGTATCGCGATCGCTGCCCGCGTTGTTGGTGAGCCGCAGGTTTTGGATGTCAAGGAAGTGCGTGCAGTACAAGCCTTTCCCCTCAGTGACCTCCCCTTAGCCGATCTCGCCCACGACCATGCCCAACAGTTACAGGACTATTTGAGTGGACATCTAGGATTGTCATGA
- the bcp gene encoding thioredoxin-dependent thiol peroxidase — MSLTVGAIAPSFELADATGERVRLADFQGQWVILYFYPRDNTPGCTKEACAYRDVSATLGDRNVVILGISPDSVASHAKFQQKLNLPFRLLADVDTSVAQAYGSYGLKKFMGKEYLGVYRDTFLIDPTGKIAAIYRRVKPDAHVAQVLADLEQLQA, encoded by the coding sequence ATGTCCCTGACCGTTGGGGCGATCGCCCCTTCCTTTGAACTGGCGGATGCTACGGGTGAGCGGGTGCGTTTGGCGGACTTTCAAGGTCAGTGGGTGATTCTCTACTTTTATCCCCGTGACAATACCCCCGGCTGCACCAAAGAAGCCTGTGCCTACCGCGATGTCAGTGCTACTTTGGGCGATCGCAACGTCGTTATCCTAGGCATTAGCCCCGATAGCGTCGCCTCCCACGCCAAATTTCAGCAAAAGCTTAACTTGCCCTTTCGTCTGCTGGCCGATGTGGACACCAGCGTTGCCCAAGCCTACGGCAGCTATGGTCTGAAAAAGTTCATGGGCAAGGAATATCTCGGTGTTTATCGGGATACGTTTCTCATCGATCCCACGGGCAAAATTGCGGCTATTTATCGGCGGGTGAAGCCCGATGCCCATGTGGCACAAGTGCTGGCAGATCTGGAGCAGCTACAAGCGTGA
- a CDS encoding RNA-binding protein yields MTLYIGNLSYEATENDLREVFEKYGAIRRIVLPVDRETGKRRGFAFVELVDETQEAAAIDDLDGATWLGRVLKVNKAKPKQAGGQSNPAF; encoded by the coding sequence ATGACACTGTACATCGGCAACCTCTCCTATGAGGCGACAGAAAACGATCTTCGCGAAGTTTTTGAAAAATATGGTGCTATTCGCCGGATTGTGTTGCCGGTGGATCGAGAAACAGGCAAACGGCGTGGCTTTGCTTTTGTTGAACTGGTGGATGAAACTCAGGAGGCCGCTGCCATTGATGATCTCGACGGTGCAACATGGCTAGGACGGGTGCTCAAGGTCAACAAGGCGAAGCCCAAACAAGCGGGGGGGCAGTCAAACCCTGCCTTCTAA
- a CDS encoding DUF1818 family protein: protein MELRVGEGWRVGWRNDQFYAALVGAEDWATELTAVEFKAFVDLFCQLHGQLQAIAPELMAEEMITLSGSNDAVHLELEGYPHAYSLHLIVLGDRRVEGTWPAPVPPDFLLACCELQHRIAEGQSLE from the coding sequence GTGGAACTGCGGGTGGGGGAAGGCTGGCGGGTGGGCTGGCGCAATGATCAATTCTATGCCGCTCTGGTGGGCGCTGAGGATTGGGCCACGGAACTCACCGCAGTAGAATTCAAGGCATTTGTGGATTTATTTTGCCAACTTCACGGGCAGCTTCAGGCGATCGCCCCCGAATTGATGGCAGAGGAAATGATTACCCTCAGTGGCAGCAACGATGCTGTGCATTTGGAATTGGAGGGCTATCCCCATGCCTATAGCCTGCATCTAATTGTGTTGGGCGATCGCCGAGTTGAGGGGACATGGCCTGCTCCTGTGCCCCCAGACTTTCTCCTTGCCTGCTGTGAGTTGCAGCACAGGATTGCGGAGGGGCAAAGTTTAGAATAG
- a CDS encoding precorrin-2 C(20)-methyltransferase: protein MGLMATLCGIGVGPGDPELITLKGWRRLQQARVIAFPAGLQRRRGIAEEIISPYKDPQQIYLPLEFPYVLAEDVLEQAWQKAAEQVYAYLAQGIDVVFVSEGDVSFYSTFSYLAAAIQSLDPHIAIEVIPGICSPLAAAASLGVPLTLGSDRLAILPAMYHVEDLTRVWAWAEVVVLMKVRSVYGHVWHWLKEQDLFDQAAVVTWATTPKQQIYASLRDYPELELPYFSLLIVWKRRLQAWGVGGRE from the coding sequence ATGGGGCTAATGGCCACCCTTTGTGGCATTGGCGTAGGCCCCGGCGATCCCGAACTCATTACCCTCAAGGGTTGGCGACGCTTACAGCAAGCAAGGGTGATTGCCTTTCCGGCGGGACTACAAAGACGGCGCGGCATTGCCGAGGAGATCATTTCCCCCTACAAAGACCCCCAGCAAATTTATCTGCCCCTCGAATTCCCCTATGTCCTTGCAGAAGATGTTCTAGAACAGGCATGGCAAAAGGCGGCAGAGCAAGTCTATGCCTACCTCGCTCAGGGCATTGATGTGGTCTTTGTCTCTGAGGGGGATGTCAGTTTCTACAGTACGTTTTCCTATCTAGCGGCAGCCATCCAGAGCCTTGACCCCCATATTGCGATTGAAGTGATTCCGGGAATTTGCTCGCCTTTGGCCGCAGCAGCTAGCTTAGGGGTGCCCCTGACCTTGGGGAGCGATCGCTTGGCAATTTTGCCAGCAATGTACCACGTGGAGGACTTGACGCGGGTATGGGCATGGGCGGAGGTGGTGGTTTTAATGAAGGTGCGATCGGTCTATGGCCACGTCTGGCATTGGCTCAAGGAACAAGACTTGTTCGATCAAGCAGCAGTAGTGACTTGGGCAACAACCCCCAAACAGCAGATTTACGCCTCCCTTAGGGACTATCCAGAATTGGAATTGCCCTACTTTTCGCTGCTCATTGTTTGGAAGCGGCGCCTGCAGGCTTGGGGAGTAGGGGGAAGGGAATAA